The DNA region TAGTAATTAATAGATAGTCATTTTTTTCATTTTCTATGCCGTATTCATCTAAAATTTTATTAATTTCACTAGATTTTTCCAAATAAAAAAGGCCTTCTAATATAGCCTTGTCACATCCCGTACGAATCAAATCTTTGTTTGCTCTTCCGCCTAAAATCATACCAATGGCATCTACTATTACTGATTTTCCAGCCCCTGTTTCTCCAGTCAATACATTGAAACCTTTTGAAAAATTTATATGCAATTTTTCAGCGACAGCAAAGTTTTCAATATTTAACTCAACAAGCATATTAATACCCCCGTTTAATTGAGTAATTTTTGAAAAGACTTAATTACAGTATCAATATTTTCTATATCACCAATAGCTACAAAAATTGTATCATCACCAGCTATGGTACCTACAATTCCTTCAATTTTTAAAACATCTATAGCAGAAGCACATATTTGAGCAGCGCCAGGTAATGTTTTTATAACTAAAATATGGCCTGCCACATCAAAATTCACTATTGAACTTTTAAATATTTTTATCAATCTATCTGTAGTACCTTCCACATTGTCATCAATAACCGCATATTTATATTTTCCACTATTAGTTAAAACTTTAACCAATCTCAATTCTTTTATGTCTCTTGAAATTGTAGCTTGAGTAATATCAATACCAGACTTTTTTAAATAATCGGCCAATTCTTCCTGAGTTTCTATCTCGTATTTTTCTATTAATTCCAATATTTTTCTTTGTCTAGCATACTTCTTCATAATTCCCTCCTTTGATCTGAATAGCTTTCACAAAATTATAACATTGTGTGTGAATTAGAAACAACTTCTTCAATTAATTTTTCAATGTTTTTTTTATCACTATTGCTATACTTTTTTAAGTGAAACAGATATTCTATATTTCCTGTACCACCTTTTATAGGTGAATAAGTAATATCTTTAACAAAAAGGCCTGTATTTAAGCAAAATCTATAAATATCTAAAAGTACTTCTTTATGCACTC from Sporanaerobacter acetigenes DSM 13106 includes:
- a CDS encoding arginine repressor is translated as MKKYARQRKILELIEKYEIETQEELADYLKKSGIDITQATISRDIKELRLVKVLTNSGKYKYAVIDDNVEGTTDRLIKIFKSSIVNFDVAGHILVIKTLPGAAQICASAIDVLKIEGIVGTIAGDDTIFVAIGDIENIDTVIKSFQKLLN